In Lysinibacillus sp. FSL M8-0337, the following proteins share a genomic window:
- a CDS encoding methyl-accepting chemotaxis protein — protein MSIRMKLYIGFSTIILLLLTISSIAYYQLNHINNLNKDLFENRVYKLIQVDKIVIASSMQSNYLRSYILEPNEATIKNLEEQEKVIQDKVEELDSLFTSETTQKQMEVIKANQAIFEKAALEIINTYSPDNLQPAIDILRTKARPAAAAIQQAAHEIAFYEERQVQLARAESSKVETISSLIILILAAFSTSLAFLIAFIMTRIITKPVNRLAKAANIIATGDLRQEDVKVKTKDEIRKLADSFNVMKANLRSLIDNIAINVEHTTTSAGELAASTDDVTSSSTDVAKCIEIMAQGGSQAVMTGQETAMAMDETARGVQRIAEATQMLHTKALDTQSVATNGEKMLQKTENQMMVIQQSSDKTNALIKQLSTQSTEIENITKVITEITDQTNLLALNAAIEAVRAGEHGQGFAVVADEVRKLAEESKISANRIINLINDIQQNTLEVEKAVSVTVQNIDEGVSYIQHAQDAFNGIMGAIEDMASEIEDVSASTQQISASTEEVAASVNEMSAVAKNVAEQSETIASAIEEQTSTIQEMNAVVQSLNDGATTLQEHINKFKV, from the coding sequence ATGTCGATTCGAATGAAACTATATATTGGATTTAGTACAATCATTCTTTTATTACTAACTATTTCCTCAATCGCTTACTACCAACTGAATCACATTAATAATTTAAATAAAGACTTATTTGAAAACCGTGTTTATAAGCTTATTCAAGTCGATAAAATTGTCATTGCCTCTTCAATGCAGAGCAACTATCTTCGTTCATATATTCTTGAACCTAATGAAGCAACCATTAAAAACCTCGAGGAACAAGAAAAGGTGATTCAAGACAAGGTGGAAGAGCTAGATAGCTTATTCACTTCCGAAACGACACAAAAGCAAATGGAAGTTATTAAAGCCAATCAAGCGATTTTTGAAAAAGCAGCACTGGAGATTATTAATACATACAGTCCCGATAATTTACAACCTGCCATTGACATTCTTCGAACAAAAGCACGCCCTGCTGCTGCTGCAATTCAACAAGCCGCACATGAAATTGCATTTTACGAGGAAAGACAAGTACAGTTAGCACGTGCCGAGTCGTCAAAAGTAGAAACTATAAGCTCATTGATTATCTTAATTCTCGCTGCTTTTTCCACAAGTTTAGCCTTTCTCATCGCCTTCATTATGACAAGGATTATTACAAAGCCTGTCAATCGCCTAGCTAAGGCAGCAAATATCATTGCTACCGGTGATTTACGTCAAGAGGATGTGAAAGTAAAGACAAAAGATGAGATTCGAAAGTTAGCCGATTCATTTAATGTAATGAAAGCAAATTTGCGCTCTCTCATTGACAATATAGCGATAAATGTAGAACATACTACTACAAGTGCAGGAGAATTAGCCGCAAGCACTGACGACGTTACTTCTTCTTCAACTGATGTTGCTAAATGCATAGAAATAATGGCCCAAGGCGGTAGTCAGGCTGTCATGACAGGGCAAGAAACTGCTATGGCTATGGATGAAACTGCACGTGGAGTCCAACGCATCGCTGAAGCCACACAGATGCTTCATACGAAAGCACTTGATACACAAAGCGTTGCTACTAATGGTGAAAAGATGTTGCAAAAGACCGAAAATCAAATGATGGTTATACAACAATCTTCAGATAAGACAAATGCGCTTATTAAACAGCTAAGTACGCAATCGACTGAAATTGAAAATATAACGAAAGTCATTACTGAAATTACCGATCAGACCAACCTGCTGGCTTTGAATGCTGCCATCGAAGCAGTGCGTGCTGGCGAACATGGGCAAGGATTTGCCGTCGTTGCAGATGAAGTACGTAAATTAGCGGAGGAATCCAAAATATCAGCCAACCGAATCATTAACTTAATTAATGATATTCAGCAAAATACATTGGAAGTCGAAAAAGCGGTGAGCGTTACAGTACAAAATATTGATGAAGGTGTTTCTTACATTCAACATGCGCAAGACGCCTTTAATGGCATTATGGGTGCAATTGAAGATATGGCATCCGAAATAGAAGACGTTTCTGCTTCTACTCAACAAATTTCTGCAAGCACTGAAGAAGTTGCTGCATCTGTCAATGAGATGTCCGCGGTGGCAAAAAATGTGGCAGAACAATCCGAAACAATTGCAAGCGCAATTGAAGAACAAACATCCACCATCCAAGAAATGAACGCTGTTGTACAATCTTTAAACGATGGGGCTACCACCCTTCAAGAACATATAAATAAATTTAAAGTCTAA
- a CDS encoding catalase: MTNANDRSRRFTTAGGAPVVSNHDSMSAGPRGPLLLQDVWLVEKLANFNREVIPERRMHAKGSGAFGTFTVTHDISQYTKAKIFSEVGKKTPMFARFSTVAGERGAADAERDIRGFALKFYTEEGNWDLVGNNTPVFFFRDPLHFTDLNHVVKRDPRTNMKNANSNWDFWTLLPEALHQITIVMSDRGIPTGYRNMHGFGSHTYSFINAQNERVWVKFHFRTEQGIKNLTGAEAAEIIGKDRESSQRDLYEAIERGDFPKWKMYIQVMTEEQARELPYNPFDLTKVWYKKDFPLIPVGEFELNKNPDNYFAEVEQSSFAPSNIVPGISYSPDKMLQARIFAYADAARYRLGVNHHSLPVNAPKCPFRSFHRDGAMRFDGNLGSTLSYEPNSYGEWEHNLDYKEPPLRIDGHADIHDFREDDNNYFEQPGKLFRLLSAEEQQRLFENTANDMASVEEFIKRRHILHCYLADPAYGEGVAKAMGLSLEGMDLSNPYVKKEVKQVANI, from the coding sequence ATGACAAACGCAAATGATCGTAGCCGTCGTTTCACAACAGCAGGTGGTGCTCCAGTAGTAAGCAACCACGACTCTATGTCTGCAGGTCCTCGTGGTCCTCTTTTACTTCAAGATGTATGGTTAGTTGAAAAATTAGCAAACTTCAACCGTGAAGTTATTCCGGAGCGCCGTATGCATGCTAAAGGTTCAGGAGCATTCGGTACATTCACTGTGACACATGATATTTCTCAATATACGAAAGCTAAAATCTTCTCTGAAGTTGGGAAGAAAACACCAATGTTCGCTCGTTTCTCAACTGTAGCGGGAGAACGCGGTGCTGCAGATGCAGAGCGCGATATTCGAGGCTTTGCATTGAAATTCTATACAGAAGAAGGTAACTGGGATTTAGTTGGTAATAACACGCCTGTATTCTTCTTCCGTGATCCGTTACACTTTACAGATTTAAACCACGTAGTAAAACGCGATCCACGCACAAATATGAAAAACGCAAACTCCAACTGGGATTTCTGGACTTTATTACCAGAAGCGTTACACCAAATTACAATTGTTATGTCTGACCGCGGTATTCCAACAGGATATCGTAACATGCATGGTTTCGGCTCACACACATACAGCTTCATCAATGCACAAAATGAGCGTGTATGGGTGAAATTCCACTTCCGTACAGAACAAGGCATTAAAAACTTAACAGGTGCAGAAGCAGCTGAAATTATTGGTAAAGACCGCGAATCTTCACAACGTGACTTGTACGAAGCTATTGAACGAGGCGATTTCCCAAAATGGAAAATGTACATTCAAGTTATGACAGAAGAACAAGCTCGTGAATTACCTTATAACCCATTCGACTTAACAAAAGTTTGGTACAAAAAAGACTTCCCACTAATTCCAGTTGGCGAATTCGAGTTAAATAAAAACCCTGATAACTACTTTGCAGAAGTAGAACAATCATCGTTTGCACCATCTAACATAGTGCCTGGTATCAGCTACTCTCCAGACAAAATGTTACAAGCTCGTATTTTTGCATACGCAGATGCAGCTCGCTATCGCTTAGGCGTAAACCACCACAGTCTGCCTGTAAACGCACCAAAATGCCCATTCCGTTCATTCCACCGCGATGGCGCTATGCGTTTTGATGGCAATCTCGGTTCTACATTAAGCTATGAACCAAACAGCTATGGTGAATGGGAGCACAACTTAGACTATAAAGAGCCACCATTACGTATTGATGGTCATGCTGATATCCACGACTTCCGAGAAGATGACAATAACTACTTCGAACAACCAGGTAAATTATTCCGTCTGTTATCTGCGGAAGAGCAACAACGCTTATTCGAAAATACAGCAAATGATATGGCTTCAGTTGAAGAGTTCATCAAACGTCGCCACATCTTACACTGCTATTTAGCTGACCCTGCATATGGTGAGGGTGTAGCGAAAGCAATGGGTCTATCATTAGAAGGCATGGATCTCTCAAATCCGTATGTAAAAAAAGAAGTAAAACAAGTAGCAAACATCTAA
- a CDS encoding helix-turn-helix domain-containing protein, whose translation MKLLLIDRDLTELSGIRWFLHTYFPGDLSIEMCTTISEAAKSIQQFVPEVILLNIDMLPNNRLTALYGLLQKHSGKILAITTEPLFKNALKAIDLQVAHLFVKPIDLEVLKQKLSAISLHTPQIPKVSADAKDESFYYQLFLENTTNSLTTDIQFTMIEPEYPETLNKLFIWLQQTPFYYQMSIYPLSDTIICLFQTSDLKIIEKDIRTLLKEWQMTNNGALNIGVYDGTPTTLKEMYALTKRALLQSFYEGYGHIFYATKQYQTHPLDPLLTPEEQQLLIKSLEEGNIEAVKAFLYRLSNEGIYYEQDDLRIHLTSVLAQIRRFMLKYKLHEKAAIEQNYRQLFHLIIEHPIFYTILNGIILFTQRLIELAREARMEKKADYVELALEIIDYQYHNHELSLPFIANKLGISPNYLSTIFSRKQGQPFKRYLQQVRIQNSTKMLIETDFAISEIALLNGFDDPNYFSKLFKQLIGTTPNRYRKEWKNQGGITQS comes from the coding sequence ATGAAATTATTATTAATTGATCGAGATCTTACGGAACTTTCGGGCATTCGTTGGTTTTTGCATACATACTTTCCAGGAGATTTATCAATTGAGATGTGCACAACTATTTCCGAGGCTGCAAAAAGCATTCAACAGTTTGTACCAGAAGTTATTTTATTAAATATCGACATGCTACCGAATAATCGTTTAACGGCTCTATACGGGCTTTTACAAAAACACTCAGGCAAAATCCTTGCCATCACCACAGAGCCGTTATTTAAAAACGCATTAAAAGCAATAGATTTACAGGTGGCGCATCTTTTTGTAAAACCAATTGATTTAGAAGTTTTAAAGCAAAAGCTTAGTGCTATTTCGCTTCATACACCTCAAATCCCAAAAGTTAGTGCGGATGCGAAAGATGAATCTTTTTACTATCAATTATTTTTAGAGAACACAACTAACTCATTAACAACCGATATCCAGTTCACGATGATAGAACCTGAGTATCCAGAAACATTAAATAAATTGTTCATTTGGCTTCAACAAACACCGTTTTATTATCAAATGAGCATTTACCCGTTATCAGATACAATCATTTGCCTATTTCAAACAAGCGATTTGAAAATTATCGAAAAAGATATACGAACCTTGCTAAAGGAATGGCAAATGACGAATAACGGCGCTCTGAATATTGGCGTTTATGATGGTACGCCGACAACTTTAAAAGAAATGTATGCATTAACAAAGCGAGCCCTACTGCAAAGCTTTTATGAAGGCTACGGCCATATTTTTTATGCAACGAAACAATACCAAACACACCCCCTAGACCCTTTACTAACACCAGAGGAGCAACAATTACTTATTAAAAGTTTAGAAGAAGGTAATATTGAAGCCGTAAAAGCGTTCTTATATCGCTTATCAAATGAAGGAATCTATTACGAGCAAGATGATTTGCGTATCCACCTTACCAGTGTATTGGCGCAAATCCGCCGATTTATGCTGAAATATAAACTGCATGAAAAAGCGGCTATCGAGCAAAATTATCGCCAACTTTTTCATTTGATTATTGAACACCCTATATTCTATACAATTCTCAATGGCATTATTTTATTCACACAGCGACTTATTGAATTGGCACGTGAAGCTCGAATGGAGAAGAAAGCAGACTATGTAGAATTAGCTTTAGAAATAATCGATTATCAATATCATAATCATGAACTATCCTTACCATTTATCGCGAATAAGTTAGGGATTAGCCCCAATTATTTAAGTACAATATTTTCACGGAAACAAGGTCAGCCATTTAAACGCTATTTGCAGCAAGTTCGTATTCAAAATTCAACTAAAATGCTTATTGAAACCGATTTTGCCATTAGTGAAATTGCACTGTTAAATGGCTTTGATGATCCGAATTATTTCAGCAAATTATTTAAACAACTCATAGGGACTACACCTAACCGCTATCGAAAGGAATGGAAAAATCAAGGAGGTATTACACAATCGTAA
- the hutH gene encoding histidine ammonia-lyase, which produces MQTIIELDGNTLTRQQIEKIVKGQASVVLSADSTERVRASRERIEKRLAEGQVIYGVNTGFGKLSNIRIEESDIELLQLNLLRSDATGVGEPFPTDVVRAMMILRANALARGFSGIRQETLQLLLDCINKGVHPIVPSQGSVGASGDLAPLSHLALVLVGEGKAEFKGELVSGDIALQKAGLTPVRLQAKEGLALVNGTQAMTGIGVLTLNEAERIGLAADMAASLSLEALKGITSAFDPALLAVRPHPELELVGGRIRKWLEGSKRVTKQGEIRMQDAYSLRCIPQVHGASWQSFFYAEQRVQIEMNATTDNPIVLENGEVLSGGHFHGQPIALAMDFLKVGVSEWANISERRTERMVNPQLNDGLPPFLATNPGIECGLMIAQYTAASIVSENKVLAHPSSVDSIPTSGNQEDHVSMGTTSARQVRQIVHNAARVIAIEMICASQAIHLDKAEEQLSPTTRKYLAKVREFCPPLLADQPIGDEIEALAKYLLASDVLLDESI; this is translated from the coding sequence ATGCAAACAATCATCGAACTTGATGGCAATACGTTAACAAGGCAACAAATTGAGAAAATCGTGAAGGGGCAGGCTTCGGTCGTATTATCTGCTGACAGTACGGAACGCGTTCGAGCAAGTAGAGAAAGAATTGAAAAACGCTTAGCAGAGGGGCAAGTAATTTACGGTGTCAATACTGGGTTTGGCAAGTTAAGTAATATACGAATTGAAGAATCAGATATTGAGTTACTGCAATTAAATTTACTTCGTTCAGATGCAACAGGTGTTGGCGAACCATTTCCAACGGATGTCGTGCGTGCGATGATGATTTTACGCGCAAATGCATTAGCGCGTGGGTTTTCTGGTATTCGACAAGAAACATTGCAATTATTGCTAGACTGCATCAATAAAGGGGTACATCCAATCGTGCCATCCCAAGGATCAGTTGGAGCAAGTGGAGATTTAGCACCATTATCCCATTTAGCCTTAGTGCTTGTAGGTGAAGGGAAAGCAGAATTTAAGGGCGAACTTGTGTCAGGTGATATCGCATTACAAAAAGCAGGTTTAACACCTGTGCGATTACAGGCAAAGGAAGGATTAGCACTAGTAAATGGTACGCAAGCAATGACGGGTATTGGCGTTTTGACATTAAACGAGGCAGAGCGTATTGGGCTTGCCGCGGATATGGCTGCGAGTCTGTCATTAGAGGCGTTAAAAGGGATTACGTCTGCATTTGATCCGGCACTATTAGCTGTAAGACCACATCCAGAATTAGAGTTGGTAGGAGGGCGTATTCGCAAATGGCTTGAAGGCAGTAAACGCGTGACCAAGCAAGGGGAAATAAGGATGCAGGATGCGTATTCTCTGCGGTGCATTCCCCAAGTACACGGTGCATCTTGGCAATCATTTTTCTATGCGGAGCAGCGTGTGCAAATAGAGATGAATGCTACAACAGACAATCCTATCGTTTTAGAAAATGGAGAAGTTCTATCGGGAGGTCATTTTCACGGTCAACCGATAGCATTAGCTATGGACTTTTTAAAGGTTGGGGTCAGTGAATGGGCTAATATTTCCGAAAGACGTACAGAGCGCATGGTCAATCCGCAACTTAATGATGGTTTGCCACCATTTTTAGCAACAAATCCTGGTATTGAATGTGGACTGATGATTGCACAATATACAGCTGCTTCGATTGTGTCAGAAAACAAAGTGCTAGCACATCCTTCAAGTGTGGATTCAATACCTACATCAGGGAATCAAGAAGATCATGTCAGTATGGGGACAACATCCGCTCGTCAAGTGCGACAAATTGTCCACAATGCAGCTAGGGTTATTGCAATAGAAATGATTTGTGCGTCGCAAGCTATCCATCTAGATAAGGCGGAAGAGCAGTTATCGCCAACAACAAGAAAGTATTTAGCAAAAGTGCGTGAATTCTGTCCGCCTTTATTGGCAGATCAACCTATTGGTGACGAAATTGAAGCATTAGCGAAGTACTTATTAGCAAGTGATGTTCTATTAGATGAGAGCATTTAA
- a CDS encoding YjiH family protein, with amino-acid sequence MDYKQQALRHDSSFRVSSIIKMVICSLVGIFSFFISFEWHGKNTILIDHIVNYIRTEAPSLVTVYVVMMLVGGAIYPFISDKWSKSTVDVVLSIFKVGGMVAGVLLIFNVAPAWLANENIGPYLMEKLIKPVGVLIPIGSLFLAILVSFGLLEFIGVLTHRFMQPIFKTPGRSAVDAVASFVGSYSVGLLLTNRVYMEGRYTAKEAAIIATGFSTVSATFMVVIASTLDIMPHWNTFFWVSLVVTFLVTAITARMYPLRSMKDEYFAGSTPMPEKIVMQNRFKEAWRQAMVAVEQNPPLAKILWMNLKDGLVMAMAVMPSILSIGLLGLVLATYTPVFDWLAYIFVPFTYVLQVPEPFLTAKALSLSLAEVFLPALVVTQATLITKFIVSVVSISSILFFSAVIPLILSSEIPLTLREILLIWFERVVLSLIIVTPIAFLLF; translated from the coding sequence ATGGATTATAAGCAACAGGCGTTGAGGCACGACTCGTCATTTAGAGTTTCCTCAATTATAAAAATGGTTATCTGTAGCTTAGTCGGAATATTCAGCTTTTTCATTTCGTTTGAATGGCATGGAAAAAACACAATTCTAATCGATCATATTGTGAATTATATTCGTACAGAAGCACCCTCGCTTGTCACTGTTTATGTGGTTATGATGCTTGTTGGAGGAGCGATCTATCCATTTATTTCTGATAAATGGAGTAAGTCAACAGTTGATGTTGTGTTGTCAATTTTTAAAGTAGGTGGAATGGTAGCTGGGGTTTTGCTAATTTTTAATGTTGCTCCTGCATGGCTTGCCAATGAAAATATCGGACCTTACTTAATGGAGAAACTAATTAAGCCAGTAGGGGTACTTATTCCGATAGGCTCTTTATTTTTAGCTATTCTTGTTAGCTTTGGGTTACTTGAATTTATTGGTGTTTTAACTCATCGTTTTATGCAACCTATTTTTAAGACGCCGGGCCGTTCGGCAGTAGATGCAGTAGCCTCATTTGTTGGCAGTTATTCGGTCGGGTTACTTTTAACGAACCGTGTCTATATGGAAGGTCGTTATACAGCGAAGGAGGCCGCAATTATTGCAACAGGCTTTTCAACTGTATCTGCCACATTTATGGTTGTCATTGCAAGCACGCTCGATATTATGCCACATTGGAATACATTTTTTTGGGTATCGCTCGTTGTGACATTTCTAGTTACGGCAATAACAGCACGTATGTATCCACTGCGTTCAATGAAGGATGAATACTTTGCAGGCTCGACACCGATGCCAGAAAAAATAGTAATGCAAAATCGTTTTAAAGAAGCGTGGCGTCAAGCGATGGTGGCGGTTGAGCAAAATCCGCCGTTAGCAAAAATTTTATGGATGAATTTAAAGGATGGCCTTGTGATGGCAATGGCTGTTATGCCTTCTATTTTATCAATTGGTCTTCTAGGGCTTGTACTCGCAACATATACGCCTGTTTTTGATTGGCTTGCGTATATTTTTGTTCCTTTTACATATGTATTACAAGTTCCAGAACCATTTTTAACAGCGAAAGCATTGTCTTTATCGTTGGCGGAAGTGTTTTTACCAGCACTTGTTGTCACACAAGCAACATTGATAACGAAATTTATTGTGTCTGTCGTATCTATTTCTTCAATATTATTCTTTTCTGCTGTAATTCCACTGATCTTATCATCAGAAATTCCATTGACATTGCGTGAAATCTTGCTGATTTGGTTTGAGCGTGTCGTCTTATCTTTAATTATTGTAACACCAATAGCATTTTTACTATTTTAA
- the hutU gene encoding urocanate hydratase, whose translation MVYKTNIRAPRGNEITCKGWTQEAAMRMLMNNLDPEVAENPDELIVYGGIGKAARNWKSYEQIIASLKELENDETLLIQSGKPVAVFRTHEHAPRVLIANSNLVPAWSNWEHFYELEDRDLMMYGQMTAGSWIYIGAQGILQGTYLSFVEAGKKVFGSADLRGKFILTGGMGGMSGAQPLAGKMAGAVILVVEVERARIERKIKEGYCDYLVETVDEAVALVNQLRAQREPASIGLVGNCADVNRELLNRGIIPDFVTDQTSAHDPINGYVPNGMTFEEALALRKNDVKTYEQKAKETMAEHVRTMLEFQQAGAEVFDYGNNIRAYAKEMGVTNAFDFPGFVPAYIRPLFCEGKGPFRWAALSGDPEDIYKTDALAKEMFAEDEGLVNWIDMAQKMVKWQGLPARICWLGYGDRHRFALKVNEMVANGELSAPIVFGRDHLDSGSVASPNRETEGMLDGSDAVSDWPILNALVNTASGSSWVSVHHGGGVGMGYSQHAGQVLVADGSTLAAEKIARVLISDPGMGIVRHADAGYDIAINTAKNKGVHMPMLKDDVK comes from the coding sequence ATGGTATATAAAACTAATATTCGTGCACCAAGAGGGAATGAAATAACATGTAAAGGTTGGACACAGGAAGCGGCGATGCGCATGCTGATGAATAATCTAGATCCTGAAGTTGCAGAAAATCCTGATGAGCTTATTGTGTATGGAGGAATAGGAAAAGCGGCGCGAAATTGGAAAAGCTATGAACAAATCATTGCTTCTTTAAAAGAATTAGAGAATGATGAAACATTGCTTATTCAATCGGGTAAGCCAGTAGCTGTCTTCCGTACGCATGAACATGCACCACGCGTTTTAATCGCCAATTCAAACTTAGTGCCTGCATGGTCCAATTGGGAGCATTTCTATGAGCTAGAGGACCGTGATCTAATGATGTACGGTCAAATGACTGCTGGTAGTTGGATATATATTGGTGCTCAAGGTATTTTACAAGGCACATATTTATCGTTTGTAGAGGCTGGAAAGAAAGTGTTTGGTAGTGCGGACTTACGCGGGAAATTCATTCTTACTGGTGGTATGGGTGGTATGAGTGGTGCACAGCCTTTAGCTGGAAAAATGGCAGGGGCAGTCATTTTAGTAGTTGAAGTGGAACGTGCTCGTATTGAACGGAAAATAAAAGAAGGCTACTGTGATTATCTTGTTGAGACAGTAGATGAAGCGGTGGCATTAGTCAATCAACTCCGTGCTCAACGAGAGCCAGCGTCAATCGGGCTAGTTGGCAACTGTGCAGATGTTAACCGTGAATTGTTAAACCGAGGTATCATTCCAGATTTTGTGACAGACCAAACATCTGCGCATGACCCTATCAATGGCTATGTACCGAATGGTATGACGTTTGAAGAAGCGTTAGCGTTACGGAAAAATGATGTCAAAACGTATGAGCAAAAGGCGAAAGAAACGATGGCAGAGCATGTTCGTACAATGCTTGAATTTCAACAGGCGGGTGCTGAAGTATTTGATTATGGTAATAATATTCGTGCTTACGCAAAAGAGATGGGTGTGACAAATGCTTTTGACTTCCCAGGCTTTGTACCAGCGTATATTCGTCCATTGTTCTGTGAGGGCAAGGGACCGTTCCGTTGGGCAGCACTTTCTGGTGATCCGGAAGATATTTATAAAACAGATGCTTTAGCGAAAGAAATGTTTGCTGAAGATGAAGGTCTTGTCAATTGGATTGATATGGCGCAAAAAATGGTGAAATGGCAGGGACTACCTGCACGTATTTGCTGGTTAGGGTATGGTGATCGCCATCGCTTTGCATTGAAGGTGAATGAAATGGTAGCAAATGGCGAGTTGTCTGCACCAATTGTTTTCGGACGGGATCATTTAGACTCTGGCTCGGTGGCTTCTCCAAACCGTGAAACAGAAGGAATGTTGGATGGGTCAGATGCAGTATCCGATTGGCCGATTTTAAACGCACTTGTTAACACAGCGAGTGGATCTAGCTGGGTAAGTGTTCACCATGGTGGCGGTGTAGGAATGGGCTATTCACAGCATGCAGGTCAAGTGTTAGTTGCTGATGGATCAACACTAGCGGCTGAAAAAATAGCGCGCGTGTTGATTTCAGACCCTGGAATGGGCATTGTTCGGCATGCAGATGCAGGTTATGACATTGCTATCAATACAGCAAAGAATAAAGGTGTCCATATGCCAATGCTAAAGGATGATGTGAAATGA
- the hutI gene encoding imidazolonepropionase produces MTLLIKNANEVITLKSALQGPRIKEQMREIAVVEKGSVLVAGSQIVAVGAYEQLVIDFPHLVEEAEVIDASGKIVMPGLVDCHTHLVHGGTREQEFNMRLNGSTYMDIMNAGGGIHATTKRTRETSFEALYEKTMHHLDVFLKHGVTTVEAKSGYGLDWETEKKQLEVAKKLQDTHVVDVISTFMGAHAVPRDFKGREDEFVDVIINDMLPKVSALELAEFNDVFCEKGVFTPAQSRSILEAGKELGLTPKIHADEIEPYNGAELAADVGAISAEHLLVASDEGIQNMAEVGTIAVLLPGTAFFLRAPFARGRLMIDEGVPVAISTDFNPGSSPTMSLPFIMNLACMHMGLTLEEVITATTINAAHALNRGHQIGTLEAGKQADVIILDVANYKQLQYFYGMNHTDTVIKKGQVVVRHGIVL; encoded by the coding sequence ATGACCCTTTTAATTAAAAATGCAAATGAAGTCATTACTTTGAAAAGCGCTTTACAAGGGCCTCGAATAAAAGAACAAATGCGAGAGATTGCCGTTGTAGAAAAGGGAAGTGTGCTCGTAGCAGGAAGTCAGATTGTCGCTGTCGGGGCTTACGAACAGTTAGTTATAGATTTCCCTCATTTAGTGGAGGAAGCAGAGGTTATAGATGCATCTGGAAAGATTGTCATGCCAGGTCTTGTGGATTGCCATACACATTTAGTGCATGGCGGTACACGTGAGCAGGAATTTAATATGCGACTTAACGGTTCCACTTATATGGACATTATGAACGCAGGTGGAGGCATTCATGCTACAACAAAGCGCACACGAGAAACAAGTTTTGAAGCGTTATATGAAAAAACGATGCACCATTTAGATGTTTTTTTAAAGCATGGTGTGACTACTGTGGAAGCGAAGTCAGGTTATGGTCTGGATTGGGAAACGGAAAAGAAACAACTGGAAGTAGCTAAAAAGCTACAGGACACACATGTGGTAGATGTCATCAGTACCTTTATGGGCGCACATGCGGTACCACGCGATTTTAAAGGACGAGAAGATGAATTTGTAGACGTTATTATTAATGATATGTTGCCAAAAGTGTCGGCATTAGAGCTTGCAGAATTCAATGATGTGTTTTGTGAAAAAGGCGTATTTACACCAGCGCAATCTAGAAGCATTTTAGAGGCGGGAAAAGAGCTTGGACTAACACCGAAAATTCATGCTGATGAAATAGAGCCGTATAACGGTGCAGAATTAGCCGCTGATGTGGGAGCTATCTCGGCAGAGCATTTGTTAGTTGCTTCGGATGAAGGTATTCAAAATATGGCTGAAGTAGGAACAATTGCCGTCTTGCTACCTGGCACTGCCTTCTTCTTACGCGCACCGTTTGCAAGAGGCAGGTTAATGATTGATGAAGGAGTGCCAGTAGCCATCTCAACAGACTTTAACCCGGGCTCTTCGCCGACAATGAGTTTGCCATTTATAATGAATTTAGCTTGTATGCATATGGGGTTGACATTAGAGGAAGTAATCACTGCTACGACCATTAATGCTGCGCATGCATTGAACAGAGGCCACCAGATTGGTACGCTTGAAGCGGGTAAACAAGCGGATGTTATTATATTGGATGTTGCCAATTACAAACAGCTACAATACTTTTACGGCATGAATCATACCGATACGGTGATTAAAAAAGGGCAAGTCGTAGTGCGTCATGGTATTGTTTTGTAA